In one window of Desulfonatronospira thiodismutans ASO3-1 DNA:
- a CDS encoding terminase small subunit, whose amino-acid sequence MRRRKPGRPRLYSNAPQMQERINSYFDACHEWEEIPTVSGLCLHLGFTDPSALKYYATASKAHAHFSKAIRRALMKIEACKAQALVDGELEPGRLRGLMFDLRVNHDWREKVSVKAEEPGNAGCGVAVIGWEKFNENWQERMLKGKA is encoded by the coding sequence ATGCGCAGAAGAAAACCAGGCAGGCCCAGGCTGTATAGCAATGCACCCCAAATGCAGGAGAGAATAAATTCCTATTTTGATGCATGCCATGAGTGGGAAGAAATTCCTACAGTGAGTGGACTGTGCTTGCACCTCGGCTTTACTGATCCATCAGCGTTGAAATACTACGCCACTGCATCCAAGGCCCATGCACATTTTTCCAAAGCGATACGCAGGGCCTTGATGAAGATTGAAGCCTGTAAAGCTCAAGCCCTGGTGGACGGGGAGCTGGAGCCTGGGCGATTGAGGGGGTTGATGTTTGATCTGCGGGTGAATCATGATTGGAGGGAGAAGGTGTCAGTCAAGGCGGAGGAGCCGGGGAACGCTGGTTGCGGCGTGGCCGTGATTGGCTGGGAAAAATTTAATGAGAACTGGCAGGAAAGGATGTTAAAGGGGAAGGCCTGA